GAATTGCAGATGAAATGCTGAAACAGAAAAATGTAGAGTCCCTACTATTCGGTGGTAAGAAAATTGCAGAACAAAGCAATTTCCAGAAACTTGATTGGTTTGCTGGAGAACTTGTACAAGAGCATCAGAGGAGGAGTTGCAGGATAGCTCCCACTGTTGCATTTAAGCAACATCtcacaaatcaagaaaaataaatgaaaagatcaaaaaagaaagatttgGTAAGTTTTCTTTCTATCCCATCTTTCCCATTTTGTATGATTTGTCCACTGCCATCAACTTGtactatattaaattttagtaaaattttatataaatatacatatttatatgaaattgCTACACAAAGAAGTAAGGGTGTTGTCTGAAGGGGATGCAACACATGACGTGTATGCTTACCTCCAGCAGAGGCGATTTTAAGATTTTAAGTTTAGATTATTTATATCTATTAAGTGGCGTTGTACGGATCCCATAACATGTATAGTAGACCCGCTCCTTCTGACTGTGAGTTTGAGCCCTACCGGACAAACCTTGGTTTCCAGATGGAAAAAGGGTAAAGGGGTGGGCTCATACTCCAATATAGTGGATAtagtgattttaaaattttgaatccgCCTTTATTTGTTTCCAAGCATGTTCAAATCCTCATGGCCATAAATTCTCCCTGGGCTctcttttttaatcttgtgttaACATGCACTTTGTTGGCGAAGCGgttaataataatttcaatcaTCTCACAGGGTGATGGAAGTTTACCCAAGTTATGGTTCTACAATCTTCCAACCAGTCGTGCCTTCTCTGATACAATCAGAGGGCTAATATGTTCGACCAAGCAATCGTTTTATTTATTAATCTTGGTCAATTCAAGTTGATCCGGGGCTCTTTCGATCTCCAAACCGATCCCTTGGATCTTCTTGTAGCCACGAGAAGACTTGGTTCTGTCGGAGTGGATATAGGTTTGAACATACAAGTTTGACAGGAGTCAATAGTTATGGTCCAAATCTTGTACGTGTTAAAAAATCACTCAACATATACCAAAATTAGATTCCAAACTCAACCACTAACACTTACGATCTTTATCCTAGAATCCAAAATCTATAAAGTTCAAAACCTAGATCGGTTTCTTTTATATGTCTTATCTAAGTTTGCTGATGATGTCAACCAGGACCCATAATGCTCATTATTGGAACATTATGATCATACGAACCAAAaacattgtttttttcttaGCAATAATTGAAGTTTTGTGAACAGAAATCACAAGAAGATTTAGGTGTTGTTTCTGTGCATCCGTGAGCTCAGTCTtgtcattttgtttttgttttaaaacatCAAATCACTTGATGGGTGGGTGTAATAGTAGTTATGAGAAGAGACTCTTCCATATTTTAGTCTACCGACACTTTTTGGTTCTTGGATTAAGATgacattttcattaatcatcttatattgatatttaaacCCCACAatacttttgtttttttgctATGTTGTGTCATATTCATGTCGGATCCTTAACAATGCATTATTTTTGAAGGGTTCCGTGTTAAGGATTGGAACTTCCCGtaaatttttcatttgttaGTCAATGatggaatttaaaaaaattaggattgatgaattgaatgatatttttgttgACAAATTTGAAGAATTCGTGGGTAGGCGTGACTGAGGGGTTATATATTGTAATGTTTATATAACATTAGTgtatttttacatgttttagcagataatcttttttttattttgggataACTAGTTTTCGTTTTATAGGTCCACTACCTTTAGTAAATGATCCGATTGAGTAAAAATTCTCACGCAATCAAAGTATAAAAGTTGAACTAATTTACTATAGGCATTTACTTGTCAGTCGTCATCAGGGGTAGAGCTATAATATTAGGTATGTGTTAAAGTCTTCTGACAAGCCtagtaatatttaatttgtgaaattttgtAACTAAAACGAACTAAAAATTTGGCGAGGAATTCAGAACCTATAAACTTCAATTACGTATCGGGGGAGATGGGTTTATTGTATAATGTTGCTGAATTGTTACTGTCCGTAGTAAAGAaagatttttaaagaaaagggACAGCTAGCTCTCCCTGtttcataaatcatgttgtgGTTGACCATCGAAAGAAGCACCACCAAAAGATAATTTTGTACAGAtaaaatctctttatttttagtcCGGTGTCTTATATGGGTCCTATGCTTgacaaatttgaattaattgtgTTAGTAAGTTTGAAACAATATCAACAACTCCGTATAATTTCACCAGGTGAGATTTGGGAAAGGTAGGATATATCAGACTTTATTCTTATCTTAGAGGTAGATAGGTTAATTTCGAAAGATCAGTTCAAATAACTTCTAAcaaaacaatttaactttaaaaagtaTGAAGGTCCAAAGCAGACAAagcaaataattataaaatcattacaaaatattcaagaaaaacagaacataataataatacaataacatGTACGGAAAAGAACCTAAAATACcttcaaaatattgaaaatgatacaaaattatcctccatctacctattggctccaaaataacTTTCTCACCCACTATTGACTTCAAAATATCCTTGTTATCCATCTTTTGGTTCAAacttgaccacttatttaacggttttaaatttaaattatttaaattttttttaaatacgtggtttgttataatttaatttattagtataatttataaatcaattcactaGCCACCCATTATTAATTAAAcccctccaaattaataaatctgtcacattattaatgcaacaacagaaaaactattgtcaattgagtgtttttaaaaatttgaggtgaaaatatctatataagtaaattatcatacattcaagtttctaaatgaAAATTATCGATAAGCTTAAAAGTCTgattatgttcatcttaatttttcgtacgtctcaattatgtgatattacttcataggtaaaaaattttcaaaataatatattaaaggtttttaaattataaaattatattttttttaaaaatgcatgaattaattcgggatgtattacttctttacctttaatcataaatttctaattaaatcttgaaagagaattcTTTTGAAactgtcctcctaaataagcggctcaacctaaatttaattggggtttcgattcggactcgaataattttagatgtcattttcaggaatctataatttcattgtGTTTtggtagtgtttatgacgattttgatattataattgggtaattaattgggtgaggtttagttagtaatgagtgagtagtgggttggtttttgaattatattaataaattaaattatagctAATAGTTGAAtgccaattatttttaaaaatatataaagagtttaattttaaaaaaattaaataagtggtcaattttgaatccaAAGGTGGATTTCAAGAgtattttgaagccaatagATAGATGAAAAGAATATtcgtaccattttcaatactttaagagtattttaaattcttttccTAACATGtattaatagaagaaaaagaacTGTTTGAAAAAACACCTTATTTTTCTCTAGCTGTCTCTCATGGTGTCACTTTTACTTTTAAGAGTTGAAAGTTACATTTGAACATACATTAATATCAGGATTCCATCTActtattttctctcttctttttatgTTGATTGTTTATTTTGGTTTGTAGGTCCCGTCTATCGTCCTTCCATGCTTACacttttttcttctcatctccAACTTAACATCAACAATATATATCTGGTTTAATCCCACATAGTGGGTCGAAAGAGGgtagatatatataaatttattcttACCTAGTCTTATGGAAGAAATGACCGAAGAGGGTAgatatacataaatttattcTTACCTAGTCTTATGGAAGAAATGACGGAAGTACAAGAAATAATACCTAATAACAGAAAGCAACAAATagtaattgaataaaataatacatacgCAAAAAGAATTAACATATAGTAACAGAAATCGAAGGACAACACATCTCCAACTTAAAAAAAGATTTGGTTAATATAAGATGGAATATAAAGAGTACGTAGCACAAAAACTTGTCAATGAGGAGACAAAATCTCTTCTTATTTGTGTACATGTGGGAGATGATAAATATCCGATGAACTTGTTAAGGTACACATAAATTGATCCGAACACTatcctaataaaaaataatcttcgattgaacaaaaaaagaaacttgTCAACCTATATATGATTTGGACACAATTATTAAGTAGGGCCAATAAAGTAAGAAAACTATTTGGCAGATAGTGATGTGCAAACCCCTTTTAATCCTACTTGTAATGTTTATAGTACCTTGCCTACAGTGTTTTGAATTATTTCTGATGAACAGGGAGAAAGAATGGTCAAAAGAATAGTCATAGTCTTAGAAAGAAGAGAAAGCAGGCTATTATGTTGATGCTGCTTTGTATCAAATTATTGGTGAACTATGTTTTTCTCGAACTTTTTGAAGATATTGTTAGGTGTGTGTCGAATCTTCCAAAAATAATGCTTTTTTACATGATTCGATTCCactgtaataatatttttacaaagTTCAAACAACATAGTTTGAGTGGCTTATTTATACTAGTTGAAATCATAGTTTAGAGCACCTTTCACCCACCCTAGCTCACATTACCTCCGCCTATTGTTCAAGTACTTGTTTTTcagaaatatattttctttttgtcaaAACAATTTTCTTCATTCCAAACACTAAAAATTTCAGTCAAAAGCCTAAATTTTGCATCTCACATGTTTAACAAACTAACTctttacaatatatatacacacttaatcatattaataagGGGCAGATTTAGTGCAAGCATTATGGATTCACGACTTCATATGAACTTGATAACTTTTTGTccaaattatgatatattagAATATATTTAGCTCGAAACTCAATATGTTGATCCAgctattttataaattattttaaaattattatagaatatcataaactcaatcTTGGATTTGCCCCTAACCATTTTTATCTCCTCTGCATGCAGGAAAAGTTGCTTTCAAAATTAGAGTtggtattttaaaaaaaaaaaaagtaaagatgataaaatagtAACCTTTACTTTTTGGAAGAGTGAAAGATAAAGCTAGTGGGTTCCTTCGGGGAAATTTCATGGATTGAAGTGAAAAGGACATTCGATTGTttataatgagaaaaaaaaaagagaacaagaaggGATTTGATGAATCTTGGTGGGAACTTTTTTGCCTTCCATAGGACAGGCATTGTGATGATTGccttttttataaaatgtttaTTCGTATAGAGTGTTTATATTAAATGAAGGTaactataaaaagaaatattcaatGCGTAATCATGATTGAGAGATAAATGTGTGTATGTATAGACATGTTATGTATTCTTGATTTGGTGCAAGTATTCGGTGTAGATATATATGTATCGTGATGTTTCTCTCCTTTTGTCATTATTAAGTACGGATGGGGATCATTGGGTCTAATTATTAGTTATGCGGAGATTATTATAGTTCAAACATTCTTTGGTCTTTATTTTTGCCCCTATTGcatatttaaagaaatattgtGAGTTAAAGTACTCTTAACTAAGATTTAAATTTCTCAAGGTAGAACTTTAGATTCTACATAAGTTGTGTTTTAGTATATAATTTGCAAGGCATACATTTAGAGGCCTTCTTTTTGTCCCACAACCTCTTTGTAGGAATAAGCTAGGCCTCTTTAAGACATAATTTTGTGGGTATTGAAATTGAACTTATGTCTCTATTACCAAAAGTTATGTAAGAACGAGGTTATGTCTTACAAGACATAGCTTGTGGATTATgtctaaatttgaatttatgccTCTCTTGGTGTAAGTTAGGTAGGAACTAAGGACAACTTGTGTTATATTTGtgttatattatgatatgacaTTCGTGCTTCGAAAGAACACCAAACCAATAAGATGGTTTTCTGGGCCTCATAGTTGAATTCAGCCCAACATTATAGCAAATAGGTCCGGCCCAATTAGAATTTATAAAGCAATGTTAGGACTCTAGACCTTATGGATTGAACCATTTGAACAGCCAAATCAAGAAGGTAAGGACTTGCAATAAAACACAACAATAGAGGAGTTTTAGTAGTTCAGTTGGTTGACTATCTAACTTTTCACTTAgttgattaaaaatgaaaagaaaaaaaacacaacGGTATCACAAATTCAAGTGTAAACTAAAAGAACACTTTCATAGAGCTTATTCTAAACTGTAAGTAGGGGAAAATAGTATCACAAATTCAAGTGTCAACTAAAAAACACTTTCATAGAGCTTATTCTAAACTGTGAGCAGGGGACTGCTTATTATGGATTTGCGAGAACACATTAACTTTGTCCCAAACTTTATATTTGTGttaatcatttcatttaatATGTGGTCCTGAATCCATAAACTGAAAAACTCGACTTCACCTCTAATCGTAAGAGTTCCTATCATTACAGAAAAAACCCAAAATAGTCCATATTCTTTGAACTTGAGATCAAAATGATCGTATCTCTCTTGCATGGAGCATCAATAGTCGTCATTTTCTAACAAATTGGTTGCTCGTGTGAAAGAAATACGATCATTTTGAGCCTCCGCCCAAAGATAATGGACTATGTCCGGCTTTTTCTCTTTATCATGTAGTCAAATACAAAGGATAACATCACTGGAAACTACAACAAACCCTCCAAGACAGATTGCAATCTCATAGGGGAATTAGGGCCAACCTTTAGAGATAGTTCATGAAGCTCCTTGTCTATACATCCAAGTTCCCCATCCAGCTGCTTAAATGTCTCCTCCATTCTACGTGTGAGTGCTTGTCGCCGTTGCAGTAAACTTTCCATGCTAAATACTTCATCGATATGCAGTAAACGGTTTTCAAGCCAGCCTATTTCAATGCCACTTAACTTTAGGTCCCAGATATGTTGCCTAGCAACATTGAACTGATCCTTTGACAAGTTCACTATTGTAAGATTATCAAGAAAGTAGACTAACTCTGCCAATATTTCCAAATACACTGACTGAAGTATGCTACTTGCTACCCTGAAGTTCACGAGGGAATCAGGGTACCGCGAGACAACCCTACTGAGTATTGGTAAAGTTCGTCGTGCTACTTGATAGCCTCCCCAAGGAACTTGCTCATCACCACGACCAGGTCCTTCGTAGGGAATCTGACTCGGGTTTGAAGAGATAGACATCACTCGGAAGGAATTCGGATGCTCCAATACAGAAGAAGTCCGTCTAGAGTGATCTTCTGAGGCATTTGGCTGACTGGGAGTAACAGTCTCTTCTTGCTCTTCAAGACATTCCCCGAAATCAACAAGGACAATCTTTAGCTTTCTTAAAATGACAAATTCAGATAAAGGAGCATAAATAAACTGGTTACAGCTAGGCTTTTATTCAATAATGGAGCAGCAGCCTTGTAAAACTATCCAAATTGAGGAATCATGACTCCTACATATAGACAGACCAAAATATTACAACTTAGAGTTAATATTCTTCGCGGTATAGTCATTTTATGATACAcccctttcttattttttagagtTTGAGTGGAGACAAAGTTTAACAATGTGAAGAAAACTAATGGATCTTATGGGTTTCAACAAACGGTATGTATAATATACCAAAAGTACTCTTTGAATCTTGTACTTTTAGATGTCATGCCATTCCTATAAGTGAATGTCATCAATGGTGGAATTGCATACTCAGTAGATATAGAGAAGTGGTAGTCTTTTTCTAAACTGACTAAAAGGaaagtaaaacacataattgAAACGGAGGAAGTAACTATTACCTTGTAGCGTTGATCTGAACCAATCACTGCCCAAATCCAAAGCTATAGTATCGAGACTAGTGTTTGTAGAGTCTGGAAAGTCAAAATCCTTGAATAGTTCATACAAGTCCTCATCTCTAGTGTGGGTGCTTACAGTGTCTTTTGGAATAGATCCCTCATTATTCTCCCTTGCGACTGCTGCATGCAGTTGCAGTCCATTGTCCTCTACAGGGGCAAAACAATGGATATTATTAAGCGACCCAATTGTCTGCTGCCTGATCTCCAAATCTATCATAGTAGATTGAGCACAATCAAGTACTGCTTCCGAGTCTTGCATGTACTGATCCTCCTCGAGCATAAAATTTGTGGTCTGTTGACTCTGAGACAAAGATATCTGTTC
This DNA window, taken from Solanum lycopersicum chromosome 5, SLM_r2.1, encodes the following:
- the ARF24 gene encoding auxin response factor 24 isoform 1 (isoform 1 is encoded by transcript variant 1), producing the protein MVDQLRFSQQKYLNHMPFKGDDDLCREIWKACSGSLLDVSKAGERVYYFPRLHVEQLEQSSNQELIEKLQLSNLPPKILCRVLHIRLLVEHETEEVYAETILIPNQDQNEPTAADFSPLDNPRPQFQSFCKCLTQSDIKSNWGLSVPLKDAVKCFPPLDMRQEKPCQELIAKDLKGNEWRFKHAHQGQPRRHSLTNGWSTFVTSKKLLAGDLVVFLRDETGKLHVGIRRLSYQHCSVGASTFSRQSMEVVLAVASHAFATKSLFFVYQKPCYNKSSQFIMSMSKYFEGGNHGIGVGMISRMQIESEDYCHVRRTNDLEQISLSQSQQTTNFMLEEDQYMQDSEAVLDCAQSTMIDLEIRQQTIGSLNNIHCFAPVEDNGLQLHAAVARENNEGSIPKDTVSTHTRDEDLYELFKDFDFPDSTNTSLDTIALDLGSDWFRSTLQEQEETVTPSQPNASEDHSRRTSSVLEHPNSFRVMSISSNPSQIPYEGPGRGDEQVPWGGYQVARRTLPILSRVVSRYPDSLVNFRVASSILQSVYLEILAELVYFLDNLTIVNLSKDQFNVARQHIWDLKLSGIEIGWLENRLLHIDEVFSMESLLQRRQALTRRMEETFKQLDGELGCIDKELHELSLKVGPNSPMRLQSVLEGLL